Part of the Natrialbaceae archaeon AArc-T1-2 genome, TTTAACTCTACCTGTGTCTTTTCGGACAGATAGACGCGGCCGAACGACGACTCGTTCGTGTCTCGTCCGCCGCCCGGACGAAATCTGGCAGGTGCGTATATTCGCGAGACAGTCCGGCGTTTCGCTGCTCGTCCCGCATCCTTATACCTGCACACGACCAACGATTCGGTATGAACGTCGTGCCGGATACGAGCGTGGTCATCGACGGCCGCGTCTCGGCGACGATCGAAGACGGGCAGTTCGAGGGAGCGACGATTTCGGTACCCGAAGCCGTCGTCGCAGAGCTCGAAGCGCAGGCAAACGACGGCATCGAGACCGGATGGGACGGCCTCGAAGAGCTCCAGTGCCTCGCCGAACTCGCCGACGAGGGCGTCATCGACCTCGAGTACGTCGGCGACCGACCCAGCGCCATCGAGCGCGGCCACGCCTCCGAGGGCGAGATCGACGCGTTGATCCGTGACCTGGCGGAGGATCTCGAGGCGACCTTCCTCACGAGCGACGTCGTCCAGGCCGAGGTCGCCGAAGCGAAAGGCCTCGCGGTCGAGCACGTCTCTCCCGAGGTCCGGGAGGTCGGGACGCTCACCGTCGAGAACTACTTCGACGAGGCGACGATGAGCGTCCACCTCAAGACGGGGATGGTCCCGATGGCAAAGCGGGGCGAACTCGGCGAGATGCACTACCAGGAGATCGCCGAGGACCCGCTCGAGGAGGAGACGATGGACGAGTACGCCCGCGAGGTCGTCGACGCCGCCAAGGAGTCTCCCGACGGCTTCCTCGAGCTCTCCGAACCCGGGATGAAGATCGTCCAGTTCCGGGACTACCGGATCGCGATCGGTCGACCGCCGTTTGCCGACGGCATCGAGATCACGGCCGTTCGGCCGATCGCCCAGACCGACATCGAAGACTACGAAAACGCTGCAGAGCTCAAAGAACGGCTGCTCGAACGCCAGCGTGGCGTCCTCATCTCGGGCGCACCCGGCGCGGGGAAGTCGACCTTCGCCCAGGCGGTCGCCCGCTACATCTCCGATCACGACTACGCGGTCAAGACGATGGAGAAACCCCGGGACCTGCAGGTCGGCCCCGAGATCACCCAGTACACCGAACTCGCCGGCGAGATGGAAAAGACCGCCGACGCCCTGTTGATGGTTCGGCCCGACTACACGATCTACGACGAGGTCCGCAAGACCGACGACTTCGAGGTCTTCGCGGATATGCGACTCGCTGGCGTCGGCATGATCGGCGTCGTCCACGCGACCCGCCCGATCGACGCCCTCCAGCGACTCGTCGGCCGGGTCGAACTCGGGATGATCCCCCAGGTCGTCGACACCGTCGTCTACATCGAAGCCGGGATGGTCGAGACCGTCTACGACGTCCGCACGGAGGTCAAGGTCCCGGCCGGACTCACCGAGGAGGATCTCGCTCGGCCGGTGATCCAGGTGACCAACTTCGAGACCGGCGAACCCGAGTACGAGATCTACACGTTCAACCGGCAAGTCGTCACCGTCCCGCTGAAAGAGGAAGAGGGTGGTCCCGGAGCCGAGTCCGGCGTCGACCGTATCGCCAAACAGGAGATCGAACGCGAGATCCGCTCGGTCGCCCACGGCTACGTCGACGTCGAGCTCAAGAGCCAGGACCGCGCGGTGGTCTACGTCGAGGAAGCCGACATCTCGAGTGTCATCGGCAAGGGCGGCGGCCGGATCACCGACATCGAGAACCGTCTCGGGATCGACATCGACGTCCGAACCCACGACGAGAACCCCAACTACGGGACCAGAACCGGCGGTGGCGGCGGAACCGGCGACGCCACAGGTCAGCCCGACGGCCAGCTCGTCACTCCCGAGATCACGTCGCGTCACGTCGTCGTCCCCGTCGACGGCAACCACGGTGAGACTGTCGAGCTGCAAGCCGGCGGCGAGTATCTCTTCACCGCAACGGTGAGCCGCGGCGGGGAGATTCAGGTCTCACGAGGCAGTGCAATCGCGGACGAACTTGAGCGTGCGATCGACCGGCAGGAACCGATCACGGTCGTTCCCTCCTGAGACGCGAGGGCGAGTGACCCTCTATCGTCAGCTCGATCTCCAAAATCAGTTCGAATCCCGCTCGAGTCAGGCGGCGGTGATCTGCTCGCGTTCGTCCTCGCTCGAGCGCTGATCTAGATCGGCCTGGAGCGCGGCGATCGCGTCTTCGGGGTCGGTTTCGGAGTCGAAGACCCGATCGAATCCGAGGTCGCGGAAGAACCGTTCGGTCTCTTCGAAGTCGTCCTGGCCGACCGCGAGGTTGCCGCCGATGTAGGTGACGACGTCTACGTCGGCCTCGGCGAGCTTCTGGGGGAAGCCCTCACAGTCCTGTTTGGCGTGGCCGTAAAGCGAGGAGACGAGTACAGCCTCGGCGTCGTGTTCTTTTGCGGCCTCAACGAACTCCTCCTGGGAGGTCTGTACACCCAGGTTCACGACGTCGAACCCGTTCGCCTCGAGGGCCTGTTCTAGAATCGTGATGCCGACGACGTGGGCGTCGGAGCCGATCACGCCGAGGATGACTTTCGTCGCCATGTCGGTATTCACCACCGAAGGAGAGGACCTACATAAACCTAATGATTCATAATCAACTATGCGACCGATCCGACGACGGTCCGGCGTCTACCGGCAGTCGCGACGGCGAACGGATCGA contains:
- a CDS encoding PINc/VapC family ATPase: MNVVPDTSVVIDGRVSATIEDGQFEGATISVPEAVVAELEAQANDGIETGWDGLEELQCLAELADEGVIDLEYVGDRPSAIERGHASEGEIDALIRDLAEDLEATFLTSDVVQAEVAEAKGLAVEHVSPEVREVGTLTVENYFDEATMSVHLKTGMVPMAKRGELGEMHYQEIAEDPLEEETMDEYAREVVDAAKESPDGFLELSEPGMKIVQFRDYRIAIGRPPFADGIEITAVRPIAQTDIEDYENAAELKERLLERQRGVLISGAPGAGKSTFAQAVARYISDHDYAVKTMEKPRDLQVGPEITQYTELAGEMEKTADALLMVRPDYTIYDEVRKTDDFEVFADMRLAGVGMIGVVHATRPIDALQRLVGRVELGMIPQVVDTVVYIEAGMVETVYDVRTEVKVPAGLTEEDLARPVIQVTNFETGEPEYEIYTFNRQVVTVPLKEEEGGPGAESGVDRIAKQEIEREIRSVAHGYVDVELKSQDRAVVYVEEADISSVIGKGGGRITDIENRLGIDIDVRTHDENPNYGTRTGGGGGTGDATGQPDGQLVTPEITSRHVVVPVDGNHGETVELQAGGEYLFTATVSRGGEIQVSRGSAIADELERAIDRQEPITVVPS
- the glmS gene encoding methylaspartate mutase subunit S; translated protein: MATKVILGVIGSDAHVVGITILEQALEANGFDVVNLGVQTSQEEFVEAAKEHDAEAVLVSSLYGHAKQDCEGFPQKLAEADVDVVTYIGGNLAVGQDDFEETERFFRDLGFDRVFDSETDPEDAIAALQADLDQRSSEDEREQITAA